The following coding sequences lie in one Cannabis sativa cultivar Pink pepper isolate KNU-18-1 chromosome 5, ASM2916894v1, whole genome shotgun sequence genomic window:
- the LOC115715867 gene encoding tryptophan N-monooxygenase CYP79A68-like, whose product MFLSLSNCTSTYNEYTTTTTTTTTFVIAMLITMLFLLLLKYLFIKNKLTTTTNLPPGPTPWPILGSFVSMILNKPTFKWLHRVMEELNTDIACIRLGANTHLITVTSPEIAREFLKKHDGVFASRPDTVVTCMISRGYKTTVMSPSSYHWKKMKRVLLCHVLKRSTLDLFLEMRNEEADNLIRFVYNQIIANGTMKSSEGGVVNVRIAALHFVAGVLKRMLLGKRCFGKGREDGGPGKEDEEHVEAMFTLLTHIFAYSISDIFPWLRWFDLDGHQRIVGKAMKVINEYQDSLVKKRMKEYKKKQEHKPPTDILDILMSLKDSDGKPLLSEEEILAQVTEIFLAGIDNPFNTVEWALSEMLNHPEMLQKAT is encoded by the exons atgtttctctctctctctaattgTACTTCTACCTATAATGAGTACACTACAACTAcgactactactactactttcGTTATTGCCATGCTTATTACAATGTTATTCTtgttactactcaaatatttgtttatcaAGAACAAGTTAACTACTACTACTAATCTTCCTCCTGGCCCAACTCCATGGCCAATACTTGGAAGCTTTGTTAGCATGATACTAAACAAACCGACGTTTAAGTGGCTCCATCGTGTGATGGAGGAGTTGAATACAGACATTGCATGTATCCGTCTAGGAGCAAACACTCATCTGATCACTGTTACCTCTCCGGAGATAGCTAGAGAGTTCTTGAAGAAACACGACGGTGTGTTTGCTTCAAGACCTGATACTGTggtgacttgtatgatttctcgTGGTTACAAAACCACTGTAATGTCTCCCTCCAGTTACCActggaagaagatgaagagagttCTTCTGTGTCATGTTTTGAAGCGTTCTACTCTTGATTTGTTTCTCGAAATGAGAAATGAAGAAGCTGATAATCTCATTCGCTTTGTTTATAACCAGATAATAGCTAATGGAACGATGAAGAGCAGTGAAGGAGGAGTGGTGAATGTGAGAATTGCGGCACTGCATTTTGTGGCGGGAGTGTTAAAGAGAATGTTGTTAGGTAAAAGGTGTTTTGGAAAGGGAAGAGAGGATGGTGGACCTgggaaagaagatgaagaacatGTGGAGGCTATGTTTACGCTGCTTACTCACATTTTTGCCTACTCTATTTCAGATATTTTTCCATGGTTAAGGTGGTTTGATTTAGATGGACATCAGAGGATAGTTGGTAAAGCAATGAAAGTGATCAATGAGTACCAAGACTCATTAGTGAAGAAGAGGATGAAAGAGTACAAGAAAAAACAGGAACATAAACCTCCTACAGATATTCTTGATATTCTCATGTCCCTAAAAGATTCTGATGGAAAGCCTCTTTTGTCTGAAGAAGAAATCCTAGCACAAGTCACG GAAATATTTTTAGCTGGAATAGACAATCCATTCAACACAGTAGAATGGGCGCTCTCAGAGATGTTGAACCACCCAGAGATGCTTCAAAAGGCAACATAG